A genomic segment from Rhizoctonia solani chromosome 11, complete sequence encodes:
- a CDS encoding oxalate decarboxylase, with translation MRIYLALALVLSTSVLGAPAPAVESNTSSTRLPSAPAHPSPTTDPSYPSPTVPYASNELNESFLSKFRDEVPEPIRGSKGANILGPQNVEIDRQNPDLLAPPTTDSGSVSNVKWPFSLSHNRVQDGGWARQQNVHSMPIATTMAGVNMRLKAGGIRELHWHITAEWAYVLAGSCRIVVVNAEGQNYIADVYPGDLWYFPPGIPHVLQGLNDTADGCEFLLVFDDGEFSEDSTFSVTDWMAHVPKEVLSKNFQVNASAFDHIPDRQLWMLPSAVPTGSAEEQGVKSPQGVSTLPYTFAASKANSIKVPGGTVKVVDSRTFEVSKTIAMAEVTVEVGGMRELHWHPTQPEWSYFIEGEARITEIGYVPPSFGHYVENIGNTTLKFLEIFNSDKYEDISLNQWLALTPPEMVKAHLQLSDDTINKLQKVKPIVVGPGLS, from the exons ATGCGCATTTACCTTGCTTTAGCATTAGTTCTATCCACATCCGTTCTTggagctccagctccagcggTAGAATCGAACACGTCCAGTACGAGGCTTCCGTCAGCGCCCGCCCACCCATCGCCGACAACGGACCCGTCATATCCGAGTCCAACGGTCCCATACGCGTCTAACGAGCTGAACGAATCGTTCCTTAGCAAATTTCGAGACGAGGTCCCAGAGCCTATACGTGGGTCAAAAGGCGCCAACATTCTTGGCCCTCAGAACGTCGAAATTGACCGTCAGAATCCCGACCTGCTTGCACCACCCACAACAGACAGCGGCTCGGT TTCAAATGTTAAGTGGCCATTCAGCTTGTCTCACAACCGTGTTCAAGACGGTGGTTGGGCGCGCCAGCAGAATG TCCACTCGATGCCGATCGCAACAACGATGGCTGGCGTAAACATGCGCCTGAAAGCTGGAGGAATACG TGAGTTACATTGGCATATCACTGCAGAG TGGGCCTACGTTCTAGCA GGAAGTTGCCGTATTGTTGTGGTCAATGCTGAGGGACAAAACTATATTGCTGACGTC TATCCTGGAGACCTCTGGTACTTCCCGCCAGGCATTCCTCATGTACTCCAAGGGCTGAATGACACTGCTGATGGTTGCGAGTTCCTCCTT GTGTTCGATGACGGAGAGTTCAGCGAAGACTCTACCTTCTCGGTTACAGATTGGATGGCCCATGTTCCTAAGGAAGTCTTGAGCAAGAACTTCCAGGTCAACGCATCTGCCTTCGATCACATTCCAGACCGTCAGCTTTGGATGCTACCAAGCGCTGTTCCAACAGGCAGCGCCGAGGAGCAAGGAGTAAAGAGTCCGCAAGGCGTATCAACACTGCCTTACACGTTTGCTGCAAGCAAGGCTAACTCCATCAAG GTTCCGGGTGGAACTGTCAAAGTTGTCGACTCGCGTACGTTCGAAGTCAGCAAGACTATTGCAATGGCGGAG GTAACTGTAGAGGTCGGGGGAATGCGCGAGCTTCAC TGGCATCCAACCCAGCCCGAATGGTCTTATTTCAT TGAGGGCGAAGCACGTATAACA GAGATCG GATATGTCCCTCCATCATTCGGGCATTACGTCGAGAACATTGGGAATACGACGCTCAAGTTCCTTGAGATCTTCAACTCCGACAAGTATGAGGACATTTCGCTCAATCAATGGCTGGCTCTCACACCGCCGGAGATGGTTAAG GCTCACCTGCAACTGAGTGATGACACGATCAACAAGCTGCAGAAAGTGAAGCCGATCGTAGTGGGGCCTGGGCTGTCGTAA
- a CDS encoding oxalate decarboxylase, whose translation MPPPMCTTPAILSYKGWPWRARNTQRSPLLGVLGTIKPSIEMFTPFIVALALSAGVLGAPAPAADAKTSSTTKHASTSTTSSVSTAVPSSTVDSSLPVPTLPYASDDLNESYLDKFQNELPEPIRGTKGAKLLGPQNVALDRQNPDFLASPGTDNGAVSNVKWPFSLSHNRVQDGGWARQQNVHAMPIATTMAGVNMRLKAGGIRELHWHITAEWAYVLAGSCRVSVTNADGQNYDVDVYPGDLWYFPAGIPHVLQGLNDVADGCEFLLVFDDGEFSEDSTFSVTDWMAHVPKEVLSKNFKVNASAFDHIPDRQLWMLPSAVPTGSAADKAVKSPQGVSTLPYTFAASKANSTKVQGGTVKVVDSRTFEISKTIAMAEVSVEVGGIRELHWHPTQPEWSYFIEGNARITVFAAQANARTFNYQAGDIGYVPPSFGHYVENIGNTTLKFLEIFNADKYEDISLNQWLALTPPDLVKAHLQLSDDTISKLQKVKPIVVGSDLTLAWSIRYDRLLFSHEAPALFLPESFGFRLLHAASHPPVFTCDHSSFMPTFRNEASLCAFSGFQALDDRTQSTILRMLRDDRLNNYGGLKRPPNAWLLFRSEMLAANPEMKSISQAEVTVKCKSHWSLLSSEERKKLQDRAHQATVELLQYFPDYAYQPMSMENKAKWKQLGIYYRKEFWVSSAARIAEKIVSPGKPWNGFLTLEKWLDEHYPGASDYLSLATVVTGAEHTSESGSPARLVSPLRVLRKHDGRSIRAPIATNKASSFRLHPYNKHSRAPVPPTKGDTLEQAQIGSASRALPPDQLKDVLVPIDSQSSGSQRKRQVLFAHQPVSPNGKMVWVSEIIDDHVPEDTLRKFLDSTGPNEVSTDHLILRDYTDPWVPEAMDENGKLFYPHISSIPEYHEYIRAYHSSQERGLDFVWPPPPRSSSATALPIGQPDSSVASVIRETAPQHSGSRDSSIPRGSPTLD comes from the exons ATGCCACCGCCGATG TGTACCACCCCTGCCATTCTATCCTATAAAGGATGGCCTTGGCGAGCTCGAAATACTCAGAGGTCTCCTCTACTCGGCGTACTTGGCACAATCAAACCTTCAATCGAGATGTTTACTCCTTTCATTGTTGCTCTTGCTCTTTCAGCAGGTGTTCTCGGTGCGCCAGCTCCTGCTGCCGACGCGAAGACTTCCTCGACCACCAAACATGCATCTACTTCGACCACCTCCTCCGTGTCGACCGCCGTCCCATCTTCAACAGTTGATTCTTCTCTGCCCGTTCCCACTCTCCCTTATGCGTCGGACGACTTGAACGAGTCGTATCTTGACAAGTTCCAGAATGAGCTCCCCGAACCAATCCGGGGTACCAAAGGCGCGAAGCTCCTCGGTCCCCAGAATGTTGCGCTCGACCGTCAAAATCCTGACTTTCTGGCTAGCCCAGGCACGGACAACGGCGCAGT CTCCAACGTCAAGTGGCCATTCAGCTTGTCCCACAACCGTGTTCAGGATGGTGGTTGGGCGCGTCAGCAGAACG TCCACGCAATGCCGATCGCAACGACGATGGCTGGTGTGAACATGCGTCTGAAAGCTGGAGGAATTCG TGAATTGCATTGGCATATCACCGCCGAG TGGGCATATGTTTTAGCG GGAAGTTGCCGCGTCTCCGTTACCAATGCCGATGGCCAGAACTATGATGTCGATGTC TATCCTGGTGATCTTTGGTACTTCCCAGCTGGCATTCCTCACGTGCTTCAAGGCCTCAACGACGTTGCTGATGGCTGCGAGTTCCTTTTG GTTTTCGATGATGGAGAGTTCAGCGAAGACTCCACTTTCTCGGTCACCGACTGGATGGCTCAtgtccccaaggaggtcctAAGCAAGAACTTCAAGGTCAACGCCTCTGCCTTCGATCATATCCCCGACCGTCAACTTTGGATGCTTCCTAGCGCTGTGCCAACAGGCAGTGCTGCAGACAAGGCCGTAAAGAGTCCACAAGGCGTATCTACATTGCCCTACACATTCGCTGCAAGCAAGGCCAACTCGACCAAG GTTCAAGGTGGAACTGTCAAGGTTGTCGATTCTCGTACTTTCGAAATCAGCAAGACTATTGCAATGGCAGAAGTCAGCGTTGAAGTGGGAGGAATTCGGGAACTCCAC TGGCACCCAACTCAACCCGAATGGAGTTATTTCAT CGAAGGAAACGCGCGTATTACAGTATTTGCAGCTCAGGCCAATGCTCGCACCTTCAACTACCAGGCTGGTGATATTG GTTATGTTCCTCCCTCTTTCGGTCACTACGTTGAGAACATTGGCAACACCACTCTCAAGTTCCTCGAGATCTTCAACGCCGACAAATATGAGGATATCTCGCTGAACCAGTGGCTCGCGCTCACCCCTCCTGACTTGGTCAAG GCTCACTTGCAACTCAGCGATGACACCATTAGCAAGCTACAGAAGGTCAAGCCTATTGTTGTCGGGTCTG ATTTGACTTTGGCTTGGTCGATCAGATATGACCGGCTTTTGTTCTCGCATGAAGCGCCAGCATTGTTTTTACCAGAATCCTTTGGATTTAGACTTCTGCACG CAGCTTCACATCCCCCCGTATTCACCTGCGACCATTCATCTTTCATGCCTACATTCAGAAACGAAGCCTCACTTTGTGCTTTTTCTGGCTTCCAAGCTCTCGATGACCGTACACAATCCACGATACTCCGAATGTTAAGAGATGATCGCCTGAATAATTATGgtggcctcaagcgccctccCAATGCGTGGTTGCTTTTCCGTTCGGAGATGCTGGCAGCTAATCCTGAAATGAAATCCATCTCCCAAGCCGAGGTTACAGTGAAATGTAAATCTCACTGGAGTTTGCTTAGCTCTGAGGAACGCAAAAAGCTTCAAGACCGAGCACATCAAGCGACTGTTGAATTGCTCCAATATTTTCCAGACTACGCTTACCAGCCGATGTCCATGGAAAACAAAGCGAAGTGGAAGCAGCTCGGTATTTATTACAGAAAAGAGTTTTGGGTGTCCTCGGCTGCCCGGATCGCGGAGAAGATTGTGAGTCCGGGTAAACCCTGGAACGGGTTTTTGACTTTGGAGAAGTGGCTGGATGAGCATTATCCAGGCGCATCAGATTACTT GTCTCTAGCCACCGTTGTCACTGGAGCAGAGCATACATCCGAGTCCGGGTCTCCGGCTCGTCTCGTTTCCCCATTGCGAGTCCTACG TAAACATGATGGCAGATCTATCCGCGCCCCGATCGCGACAAATAAAGCAAGTTCTTTTAGGCTTCATCCATATAATAAGCATAGCAG GGCGCCTGTTCCTCCCACAAAGGGGGATACACTAGAGCAGGCACAAATCGGGAGTGCTAGCAGGGCTCTACCACCTGACCAGCTGAAAGATGTTCTAGTTCCTATTGACTCTCAATCATCTGGTTCTCAGCGCAAGAGGCAAGTTCTGTTTGCGCACCAGCCAGTCTCTCCTAAC GGGAAGATGGTATGGGTGTCAGAGATTATAGATGATCATGTTCCAGAAGATACCCTCAGGAAATTCTTGGATTCAAC TGGCCCCAACGAAGTCTCGACCGATCACCTCATATTGCGAGATTATACGGACCCTTGGGTGCCCGAAGCGATGGACGAGAATGGCAAACTGTTTTACCCACATATAAGTTCGATTCCCGAATATCACGAGTATATACGGGCGTACCACTCTTCTCAAGAGCGTGGCCTGGACTTCGtatggccacctccacctcgaTCTTCTTCAGCCACAGCCCTGCCTATTGGGCAGCCAGACTCATCTGTGGCATCCGTGATAAGGGAGACTGCGCCTCAGCATTCGGGTTCTCGGGACTCAAGTATACCACGGGGAAGCCCTACTCTTGACTGA
- a CDS encoding ribosomal protein S10p/S20e — MAPPYNSITKESREIVLYHRSGTISRCENTSDFSQATIDEPSARENVGLLNGFLAGGYSGSNLLGSNSESPLRLASDTDMTVNLVKPVLPSWNISPQSQITLSHPSNDDSGQTSSRGAIYDRILATQMWEYAQDFGPRIAWPNRTTDDSDDFDPEGVMPLVRRSVATLRVFEEPSFQELLNFYASYGIHRFDLFSTLYQRLCIGLRNTVYSNTSKVLLLRFTETWDESLRNRSKEHYQLGVRALRLELESTYLSPWVKIAGLVELMNYEYNAGYLSAYYHHLDQAAALVRAVMGNEAIDFTNLSGEQTFDIRCIAWYDILSSMALARPTLLDYKTDTQELSRLSRWDKGVDSDHGIEWIVGCPDPLIVLVARVSALRHAHISPEEKLALGTEIEQLARNTQFRPLRSTNPRFRIARLAMQEVCRHAAILYVYHAIFKSDSSHPTVRDSVKTIINWHLSLSQDSTLIASSPSHILLHSGCKFYLQTKHLRKMSYVAKDKDYDATGAPVSTKLHKIRITLTSSNVTNLEKFSRDLVNRAKDKDLRVKGPVRLPTKVLRITTRKTPCGEGSKTWDRYELKIHKRLIDLHSSSEIVKQITSISLEPGVEVEVTIASN, encoded by the exons ATGGCGCCCCCGTATAACTCGATCACAAAGGAAAGTCGAGAAATTGTCTTGTACCATCGTTCTGGTACCATAAGTCGATG TGAAAATACAAGCGATTTCTCTCAGGCTACTATTGATGAACCTTCTGCTCGGGAAAACGTTGGATTACTCAATGGGTTTCTTGCTGGTGGATACTCTGGTTCGAACCTTTTGGGATCTAATTCTGAGTCTCCCCTGAGACTTGCTTCGGACACTGATATGACTGTGAACCTCGTCAAACCGGTTCTGCCTTCATGGAATATTTCACCTCAATCTCAAATCACACTCTCGCATCCGTCCAACGATGATAGTGGACAAACATCTTCACGTGGCGCCATTTACGACAGAATTCTAGCGACGCAAATGTGGGAATATGCGCAAGACTTTGGTCCTAGAATTGCATGGCCAAATAGAACTACGGATGACAGTGATGATTTTGACCCGGAGGGTGTAATGCCCCTGGTAAGGCGTTCAGTTGCCACGTTGAGGGTATTTGAGGAACCAAGCTTCCAGGAATTGCTTAACTTTT ACGCGTCGTACGGCATACATAGATTCGATCTATTTAGCACGTTATATCAGCGATTATGCATCGGTTTGCGAAATACTGTTTACTCGAATACGTCGAAGGTTCTGCTCCTCCGATTCACTGAAACATGGGATG AATCCCTACGTAACCGTTCAAAAGAACATTATCAACTTGGGGTACGAGCATTGCGTCTCGAATTGGAGAGCACCTATCTTTCCCCATGGGTGAAAATAGCTGGTCTGGTGGAGCTAATGAATTACGAA TACAATGCAGGCTACCTATCCGCTTATTATCACCACCTTGATCAAGCTGCTGCTCTTGTTAGGGCTGTCATGGGGAATGAAGCAATAGACTTTACCAATCTAAGTGGGGAGCAGACATTTGATATCCGCTGTATTGCTTGGTACGATATCTTGAGCAGCATGGCTCTTGCGAGGCCCACGTTGCTCGATTACAAAACAGATACACAGGAACTATCTAGACTCTCACGATGGGACAAAGGGGTCGACTCTGATCATGggattgagtggattgtggGATGCCCTGACCCACTGATTGTCCTTGTCGCTCGTGTATCAGCTCTAAGGCATGCCCATATCTCACCAGAAGAAAAACTCGCTCTTGGGACCGAAATTGAGCAATTGGCGCGAAACACCCAGTTTCGTCCGTTGAGGAGCACAAACCCTAGGTTTAGAATTGCAAGACTGGCTATGCAAGAGGTCTGCCGTCATGCAGCTATCTTGTATGTTTATCAT GCGATATTCAAGTCGGATTCGAGTCATCCAACCGTCCGGGATTCGGTTAAGACTATTATAAATTGGCATCTATCCTTAAGCCAGGATTCAACCCTGATTGCTTCATCCCCGTCCCATATTTTATT ACACTCCGGATGCAAATTCTATCTACAAACCAAACACCTTCG GAAGATGAGCTACGTCGCGAAGGACAAAGATTACGACGCCACTGGCGCTCCTGTCTCTACTAAGCTCCACAAGATTCGCATTACCTTGACCAGCAGCAATGTTACGAACCTCGAGAAGT TCTCTCGTGACCTCGTCAACCGTGCTAAGGACAAGGACCTCCGCGTCAAGGGCCCAGTCCGCCTTCCTACTAAGGTTTTGAGGATCACTACCCGCAAAACT CCTTGCGGTGAGGGTTCCAAGACATGGGACCGTTACGAGCTCAAGATCCACAAGCGCCTTATCGACCTTCACTCCTCATCCGAGATTGTTAAGCAGATC ACCTCCATTTCGCTTGAACCCGGTGTCGAGGTCGAGGTTACTATTGCCAGCAATTAA